A region of the Bacillota bacterium genome:
GTGGACATTTTGAAGGGTAACTTCAAGGCTCGATTTCCCGTGGTGCCGGGCCACGAGTATGCTGGCACCGTTGTGGCGGCTGGCGAAGGGGTCTCATCCGACTGGGTGGGACGCCGGGTGGCCGTTGATCCCAACGTACCCTGCGGTCAGTGTCGGGCGTGCCATGAAAATCGCCAGAACCTGTGCCGTGATCTGAGGGCTTACGGGGTTGACTGGAACGGCGGGTTTGCCGAACTATCCGTGGTGCGTGTGCAGAACGTCCACCCGATCGGAAACCTGCCCTTTGAGCAGGCCGCATTCGCCGAACCGCTCGGGTGTGTCATTCACGCCTTGAGGCGCCTGCAACCCGAGCCCGGCTCCGAGGTGCTCATCTTCGGTGCAGGGCCCATGGGCCTGTTGATGCTACAGGCATTGAAGGCATACGGGGCCGCTCGGGCCGCGGTGGTCGACATACATGGGCCGCGCCTGGAGTTGGCCCGCCAGCTGGGGGCCGATGAGGTCTTCCTCGGCGACCCGGAACTTCGGCGGCGGGGCGAAGGGCGAAGTTTTGACGTCGTGGCGGACGCCACTGGGGTGCCGCAGGTCGTGGAGGGCATGATGGAACGGGTACGCGACGGGGGCAAACTGCTGTACTTTGGCGTCTGCCCGCCGTCTGCCGGGATTTCGCTACGACCGTTCGAGGTCTATCGAAGGGACCTGCAGATTGTGGGTTCTTTTTCCCTCAACGCCACCCTGCCGCCGGCGCTCCGC
Encoded here:
- a CDS encoding zinc-dependent alcohol dehydrogenase family protein, with the translated sequence MKAVQFESIGHIRVTELPDPGPGPGEVLIRVAASGICHTDVDILKGNFKARFPVVPGHEYAGTVVAAGEGVSSDWVGRRVAVDPNVPCGQCRACHENRQNLCRDLRAYGVDWNGGFAELSVVRVQNVHPIGNLPFEQAAFAEPLGCVIHALRRLQPEPGSEVLIFGAGPMGLLMLQALKAYGAARAAVVDIHGPRLELARQLGADEVFLGDPELRRRGEGRSFDVVADATGVPQVVEGMMERVRDGGKLLYFGVCPPSAGISLRPFEVYRRDLQIVGSFSLNATLPPALRLIQSGAVQVEPLLSHQFALDEFEHYLNRVGQPDTMKLQAKIL